A window of the Halichoerus grypus chromosome 2, mHalGry1.hap1.1, whole genome shotgun sequence genome harbors these coding sequences:
- the LOC118540883 gene encoding LOW QUALITY PROTEIN: olfactory receptor 2M3-like (The sequence of the model RefSeq protein was modified relative to this genomic sequence to represent the inferred CDS: substituted 1 base at 1 genomic stop codon), translated as MAWENQTFNSDFILLGIFHHSRTHIFLFSLVLGIFTVAFIGNTVMILLIFLDTQLHTLMYFLLSQLSLMDLMLICTTVPKMAFNYLSGRKSISLAGCGAQIFLYVSLLGAECFLLATMAYDLYVAICHPLQYSVFMNQKICCVMVVSSWIVGFLDGIVVIAVALSFPXFGAREIPHFFCDVPALLTLSYTNTLLFERLMFICRVIILLFPVAVIIASYVCVIVAVIHMGSGEGPRKGFATCSPHFMVVGMYYEATMFIYMWPVSDRSPTQDKMVSAFYTILTPMLNPLIYSLLNKEVARAFMKVLGKSKSGEQIFQLTFFYLLCFMLTLMYSTGTVQHPIFI; from the coding sequence ATGGCATGGGAGAATCAGACCTTCAACTCAGACTTCATCCTGCTGGGGATCTTCCATCACAGCCGCACCCacatcttcctcttctctctggtCTTGGGCATCTTCACGGTGGCCTTCATTGGAAACACTGTCATGATTCTCCTCATCTTCCTGGACACCCAGCTTCACACACTCATGTACTTCCTCCTCAGCCAACTGTCCCTCATGGACCTCATGCTCATCTGCACCACTGTACCCAAGATGGCTTTCAATTACTTGTCTGGAAGGAAGTCCATCTCTCTGGCTGGTTGTGGAGCCCAGATATTCTTATATGTGTCCCTGCTTGGAGCAGAATGTTTCCTGTTGGCTACAATGGCCTATGACCTTTATGTTGCCATTTGTCATCCATTACAATACTCAGTTTTCATGAACCAGAAAATCTGTTGTGTTATGGTTGTTTCTTCCTGGATTGTTGGCTTTCTTGATGGTATAGTTGTCATTGCAGTTGCACTGTCCTTCCCATAATTTGGTGCCCGAGAGATACCCCACTTTTTCTGTGATGTCCCTGCCCTTCTCACTCTTTCATACACTAATACATTGCTATTTGAAAGGTTAATGTTTATTTGCCGTGTAATTATACTTCTCTTTCCTGTAGCAGTAATCATTGCTTCCTATGTTTGTGTTATTGTGGCCGTCATTCACATGGGGTCTGGGGAGGGCCCCCGAAAAGGTTTTGCCACCTGTTCCCCCCACTTCATGGTGGTAGGAATGTACTATGAAGCAACCATGTTTATATACATGTGGCCTGTTTCTGATCGTTCCCCCACCCAGGACAAGATGGTGTCAGCCTTCTACACCATCCTTACTCCCATGCTGAATCCCCTCATCTACAGCCTTCTCAACAAGGAAGTGGCCAGAGCATTCATGAAGGTGTTGGGGAAGAGCAAGTCTGGAGAGCAAATTTTCCAATTAacttttttctatcttctttgctTTATGCTGACATTGATGTATTCAACTGGTACAGTTCAGCACCCAATATTTATCTAA